The DNA sequence ACCGTCATTTTCGTGCGGTTCCTTCACGCCCCGGCCCATCTGCGTCCGGGGCGTTCTTGTATTCCAGGCTCTCCGGCGGTGAAACCATCACGAGGAGGCAAGCATGGCCACAGCTGACAAGGCCACCGCGGTCGCCGACATCGCCGAGAAGTTCAAGGAGGCGACGGCCACCGTCGTCACCGAGTACCGCGGCCTGACGGTGTCCAACCTTGCCGAGCTGCGCAGGTCGCTGGGTGCTGGTGCGTCGTACACCGTCGCCAAGAACACCCTGGTGAAGCGCGCCGCGTCCGAGGCCGGCATCGAGGGTCTCGACGACCTGTTCGCCGGACCGACCGCCATCGCGTTCATCAACGGCGAGCCCGTCGACGCTGCCAAGGCGATCAAGAAGTTCGCCAAGGACAACAAGGCGCTCATCATCAAGGGCGGATACATGGACGGCAAAGCGCTGTCCGTGTCCGAGGTCGAGCGGATCGCCGACCTGGAGTCGCGCGAGGTGCTGTTGTCGCGCGTCGCCGGCGCCCTGAAGGCGAAGCAGTCCCAGGCCGCGGCGCTGTTCGTGGCGCCCGCGTCCCAGGTCGCGCGCCTGGCCGCAGCTCTGCAAGACAAGAAGGCTGCCGACGGTTCAGCAGAACCCGCAGCCTGATCAATCCACCCCCAACCCATCAAGAAAAGGAACCACCATGGCAAAGCTGTCCACCGAAGAGCTCATCGACGCCTTCAAGGAACTGACCCTGCTCGAGCTCTCTGAGTTCGTGAAGGTGTTCGAGGAGACCTTCGACGTCACCGCGGCCGCTCCGGTCGCCGTTGCTGCCGCCCCGGGTGCCGCTGGCGCTCCGGCCGAGGCCGCCGAAGAGCAGTCCGAGTTCGACGTCATCCTCGAGGGTGCCGGCGACAAGAAGATCGGCGTCATCAAGGTCGTCCGCGAGATCGTCTCCGGCCTGGGCCTGAAGGAAGCCAAGGATCTGGTCGACGGCGCTCCCAAGCCGCTGCTCGAGAAGGTCACCAAGGAAGCCGCCGAGGATGCCAAGGGCAAGCTCGAGGCCGCTGGCGCGACGGTCACCGTCAAGTAATTCCAGCTTCCACGAATCCCCCGCGGGCCATTGCGCCCGCGGGGGATTTCGTTTTTTGGGCAGAGAGTTCACTGATCGATCACGGGTAGGCACACAAAGTGAGTGGCTGCCAATCTCGTGCGCTACAGTGACTCAAACCACAGGTCGTCGAGCCAGTGGTACTTGGGTGTGGGCGGAAGGATCTCGCGTGGGCATTGGTATTCAGGTCGAGGGATTGACCAAGTCGTTCGGTTCTCAGCGCATCTGGGAAGACGTGACGTTGGACATCCCGGCGGGCGAGGTCAGCGTGCTGCTCGGTCCGTCCGGTACCGGTAAGTCGGTGTTCCTCAAGTCGCTGATCGGTCTGCTGCGCCCCGAGCGCGGCAAGATCATCGTCGACGGCACCGATATCATCCAGTGCTCGGCCAAGGAGCTCTACGAGATCCGCACCCTGTTCGGCGTCATGTTCCAGGACGGTGCGCTGTTCGGCTCGATGAACATCTACGACAACACCGCCTTCCCGCTTCGTGAGCACACGAAGAAGAAGGAGAGCGAGATCCGTCAGATCGTCATGGAGAAGCTCGACATGGTGGGCCTCGGTGGCGACGAGAACAAGTTCCCCGGCGAGATCTCCGGCGGTATGAAGAAGCGCGCCGGTCTGGCCCGCTCGCTGGTGCTCGACCCGAAGATCATCCTCTGCGACGAGCCCGACTCCGGTCTGGACCCGGTGCGTACCGCCTACCTGAGCCAGCTGCTCATCGACATCAACGCCCAGATCGACGCCACGATCCTGATCGTGACGCACAACATCAACATCGCTCGCACCGTGCCGGACAACATGGGCATGCTGTTCCGCAAGCACCTGGTGATGTTCGGCCCGCGTGAGGTGCTGCTGACCAGCGAGGAACCCGTGGTCAAGCAGTTCCTCAACGGCCGCCGCATCGGCCCCATCGGCATGTCCGAGGAGAAGGACGAGTCGACGATGGCCGAGGAGCAGGCGTTGGCCGACGCCGGTCACCACGACGGCGGTGTGGAAGAGATCGAAGGTGTGCCGCCGCAGATCCAGGCCACCCCGGGTCTCCCCGAGCGCAAGGCCGTCGCCCGCCGCCAGGAGCGGGTGCGCCAGA is a window from the Mycolicibacterium anyangense genome containing:
- the rplL gene encoding 50S ribosomal protein L7/L12 is translated as MAKLSTEELIDAFKELTLLELSEFVKVFEETFDVTAAAPVAVAAAPGAAGAPAEAAEEQSEFDVILEGAGDKKIGVIKVVREIVSGLGLKEAKDLVDGAPKPLLEKVTKEAAEDAKGKLEAAGATVTVK
- a CDS encoding ABC transporter ATP-binding protein, giving the protein MGIGIQVEGLTKSFGSQRIWEDVTLDIPAGEVSVLLGPSGTGKSVFLKSLIGLLRPERGKIIVDGTDIIQCSAKELYEIRTLFGVMFQDGALFGSMNIYDNTAFPLREHTKKKESEIRQIVMEKLDMVGLGGDENKFPGEISGGMKKRAGLARSLVLDPKIILCDEPDSGLDPVRTAYLSQLLIDINAQIDATILIVTHNINIARTVPDNMGMLFRKHLVMFGPREVLLTSEEPVVKQFLNGRRIGPIGMSEEKDESTMAEEQALADAGHHDGGVEEIEGVPPQIQATPGLPERKAVARRQERVRQILHTLPPAAQEAIRDDLDGTHKLPTHTFAGEPAHAAHAEDATS
- the rplJ gene encoding 50S ribosomal protein L10, with product MATADKATAVADIAEKFKEATATVVTEYRGLTVSNLAELRRSLGAGASYTVAKNTLVKRAASEAGIEGLDDLFAGPTAIAFINGEPVDAAKAIKKFAKDNKALIIKGGYMDGKALSVSEVERIADLESREVLLSRVAGALKAKQSQAAALFVAPASQVARLAAALQDKKAADGSAEPAA